In the genome of Triticum urartu cultivar G1812 chromosome 5, Tu2.1, whole genome shotgun sequence, one region contains:
- the LOC125507611 gene encoding uncharacterized protein LOC125507611, whose protein sequence is MDAIAYIEELQEQERQILAALRTDSCTAVAKVDDAASTGSNAEDHGVGSSPRKKMRRTTSASSINGAFCSPSTHPVQIFEAEGMHGAQTIKEMIQTHKAISM, encoded by the exons atggacGCTATCGCCTACATCGAGGAGCTGCAGGAGCAGGAGCGCCAGATTCTTGCCGCCCTCCGAACCGACAGCTGCACCGCCGTGGCCAAGGTGGACGATGCCGCCTCGACCGGCAGCAACGCAGAGGACCATGGCGTCGGCTCCTCGCCGCGGAAGAAGATGAGGAGGaccacctctgcctcctccatTAACGGCGCCTTCTGTTCTCCTTCCACGCATCCGGTTCAAATCTTTGAG GCAGAAGGAATGCATGGTGCTCAAACAATCAAGGAGATGATACAAACTCACAAAGCcatctcgatgtga